Proteins encoded by one window of Brevibacterium atlanticum:
- a CDS encoding VanZ family protein, which yields MTDRDQRTTGAPLALLVLYTLFIAAITLTPQQLGTGPDTLIGHALDLFAAHRETSWLTYERVEKLGNVAMFIPFGFLAALHFGLRRWWLGFVFGASFSAAIEIFQGTVLTQTRFATLSDLVTNTLGAGIGALLGLCCMAAWPPRRTRNDTRRELAAV from the coding sequence ATGACAGATCGAGATCAGCGCACGACTGGTGCGCCGCTGGCCCTTCTTGTTCTCTACACCCTCTTCATCGCCGCCATCACGCTGACCCCGCAGCAGCTGGGGACCGGCCCGGACACTCTCATCGGGCACGCGCTCGACCTCTTCGCCGCGCACCGGGAGACGTCCTGGCTGACGTACGAGAGGGTCGAAAAGCTCGGCAATGTGGCGATGTTCATTCCCTTCGGATTCCTCGCCGCCCTCCACTTCGGACTGAGGCGTTGGTGGCTCGGGTTCGTCTTCGGCGCAAGCTTCAGCGCCGCCATCGAGATCTTCCAGGGCACCGTGCTCACGCAGACCCGCTTCGCTACGCTCAGCGACCTCGTGACGAACACGCTCGGCGCCGGCATCGGCGCCCTGCTCGGGTTGTGCTGCATGGCAGCGTGGCCGCCGCGGAGGACGCGGAACGACACGCGGCGGGAGCTCGCGGCCGTCTAG
- a CDS encoding carbohydrate ABC transporter permease, whose translation MSRRGSRDRTTTTWRDTLKALPWLAPALILIVGVVFFPAGLMIFNSTRDIAISGLDKGSVGFANYAELFAFDQFWPIIVRTIVWVVAVVGLAVVISLGLAQILDKAFPGRQLVRLAVIIPWAASVVMTTMVFYYGLEPYFGVVNKFLVDVGLVDNPAGYGWTKNPTTGFLWSIVIAVFVSLPFTTYTLLAGLATIPRETIEAARMDSAGPWRTYFAVILPQLRGALSVAVLINIINVFNSLPILKVMTGSIPGYGADTIMTMIFKYIEIQHKVDVASALSVIGFLIVILVVIVYVRVVKPMQEV comes from the coding sequence GTGAGCCGACGAGGAAGCCGCGACCGCACCACGACCACGTGGCGCGACACGCTCAAGGCCCTGCCGTGGCTGGCCCCGGCACTCATCCTCATCGTCGGCGTCGTGTTCTTCCCCGCCGGGCTGATGATCTTCAACTCGACCCGGGACATCGCGATCTCCGGGCTCGACAAGGGCTCGGTCGGCTTCGCCAACTACGCCGAGCTCTTCGCCTTCGACCAGTTCTGGCCGATCATCGTGCGCACGATCGTCTGGGTCGTCGCCGTCGTCGGCCTCGCCGTCGTCATCTCCTTGGGACTCGCGCAGATACTCGACAAGGCCTTCCCCGGCCGGCAGCTCGTCCGGCTGGCCGTGATCATCCCGTGGGCCGCCTCGGTGGTGATGACGACGATGGTCTTCTACTACGGACTCGAACCCTACTTCGGCGTGGTGAATAAGTTCCTCGTCGATGTCGGACTCGTCGACAACCCGGCCGGCTACGGTTGGACGAAGAATCCGACGACGGGTTTCCTGTGGTCGATCGTCATCGCCGTCTTCGTGTCCCTGCCCTTCACCACCTACACCCTGCTCGCGGGCCTGGCCACGATCCCCAGGGAGACCATCGAGGCAGCACGGATGGACAGCGCCGGACCGTGGCGCACCTACTTCGCCGTCATCCTCCCGCAGCTGCGCGGAGCGCTGAGCGTGGCGGTGCTCATCAACATCATCAACGTGTTCAACTCGCTGCCGATCCTCAAGGTCATGACGGGGTCGATCCCCGGCTACGGCGCGGACACGATCATGACGATGATCTTCAAATACATCGAGATCCAACACAAGGTCGACGTCGCGAGCGCCCTGTCGGTGATCGGCTTCCTCATCGTCATCCTCGTCGTCATCGTCTACGTCAGAGTCGTCAAACCCATGCAGGAGGTCTGA
- a CDS encoding Gfo/Idh/MocA family protein: protein MVGEVSADGRALRIGVLGGGFMGSVHSLAARSAGAVLDSVATSSPSGSARAAAELGFAHSGSADDLIDRCLDVVHVCTPNDVHAEQSLRVLDAGSALICEKPLATDSRSARAVLARAEETGVTGTVPFVYRYHPMVREARARFRAGEAGWLLTVDAGYLQDWLVSAEDENWRVESARGGPSRAFADIGSHLVDLIEFIIGDRIASLVATTRTVHPRRGGATVTTEDTVAITAEFSGGAIGSLLVSQAAPGRKNSLNVEIAGTEASMRFDQEQPERLWLGRRAESRLLVRDPDALTADAARLCAVPAGHPQGYQDAFNSFVADSYAHFCGDRPEGLPTLRDGVRAVLVTEAVLRSAATRSWVDVDEV from the coding sequence ATGGTCGGAGAAGTCTCAGCAGACGGTCGCGCACTGCGCATCGGTGTCCTCGGCGGCGGATTCATGGGCAGCGTCCACAGCCTGGCCGCGCGCTCGGCCGGTGCCGTCCTCGATTCCGTGGCCACCTCCTCACCCTCGGGCAGCGCCCGGGCGGCGGCCGAACTCGGATTCGCGCACTCCGGCTCCGCGGATGACCTCATCGACCGCTGCCTCGACGTCGTCCACGTGTGCACCCCCAACGACGTCCATGCCGAACAGTCGCTGCGAGTCCTCGACGCCGGTTCGGCGCTCATCTGCGAGAAGCCCCTGGCCACCGATTCCCGATCTGCTCGCGCCGTCCTCGCCCGCGCCGAGGAGACCGGAGTGACGGGCACCGTCCCCTTCGTCTACCGCTATCATCCGATGGTCCGGGAGGCCCGCGCCCGCTTCCGCGCAGGCGAGGCCGGTTGGCTGCTCACCGTCGACGCGGGATACCTCCAGGACTGGCTTGTGAGTGCCGAGGACGAGAACTGGCGGGTCGAATCCGCCCGCGGCGGGCCCTCGCGCGCCTTCGCCGACATCGGCTCCCACCTCGTCGACCTCATCGAGTTCATCATCGGCGACCGCATCGCCTCGCTCGTGGCGACGACGCGGACCGTCCACCCTCGCCGAGGCGGGGCCACCGTGACGACAGAGGACACCGTCGCCATCACCGCCGAGTTCTCCGGCGGTGCCATCGGCTCGCTGCTGGTCTCCCAGGCCGCTCCCGGCCGGAAGAACTCCCTGAACGTGGAGATCGCCGGCACCGAGGCGAGCATGCGCTTCGATCAGGAGCAGCCGGAGCGACTGTGGCTCGGCCGTCGGGCCGAGAGCCGCCTCCTCGTCCGGGACCCCGATGCGCTCACCGCCGACGCCGCCCGACTGTGCGCGGTGCCGGCCGGCCACCCGCAGGGCTACCAGGACGCCTTCAACTCCTTCGTCGCCGACTCCTATGCGCACTTCTGTGGCGACCGGCCCGAAGGCCTGCCGACCCTGCGCGACGGAGTCCGCGCGGTGCTCGTCACCGAGGCGGTGCTCCGATCCGCCGCGACCCGATCCTGGGTCGACGTCGACGAGGTGTGA
- a CDS encoding MarR family winged helix-turn-helix transcriptional regulator, whose translation MSQEQSGRTSKGTGPEGTEAEDLESLLGYQLKHLQTALRSRMDETLRPLELTTPQYNCLEQLRRSPGASNSELARGAFVTRQTMNTLLRGLQERELITRPAKAESGRILPTRLTPAGEALLAQAVSRVEVVTTRMVSPLDEETRTQITEALGLCIAALEEPEDG comes from the coding sequence ATGAGTCAAGAGCAGAGCGGTCGGACGTCGAAGGGGACCGGGCCGGAGGGCACGGAGGCAGAGGACCTCGAGTCTCTCCTCGGATATCAGCTCAAGCACCTGCAGACGGCACTGCGATCGCGGATGGACGAGACGCTGCGCCCACTGGAGCTGACCACGCCGCAGTACAACTGTCTCGAGCAGCTGCGCAGGTCACCGGGAGCGTCGAATTCCGAACTCGCACGCGGCGCCTTCGTCACCCGGCAGACGATGAATACGCTGCTGCGCGGACTGCAGGAGCGGGAGCTGATCACGAGACCGGCGAAAGCCGAATCCGGGCGCATCTTGCCCACCCGTCTCACCCCGGCGGGCGAAGCACTGCTCGCTCAGGCAGTGTCCCGGGTCGAGGTGGTGACCACCCGCATGGTCTCACCGCTCGACGAGGAGACACGCACGCAGATCACCGAGGCGCTCGGACTGTGCATCGCCGCCCTCGAGGAGCCGGAGGACGGCTGA
- a CDS encoding extracellular solute-binding protein encodes MRRTRTLAAIAATAALTLTVSGCGFGGSGSDSDSGKTTLDFLVPTYSDATKGLWQDVIDGFEKENEDISVNLEVQSWDNLEKVVSTKIQAGEAPDIYNGGPFAGFASDELLYKAEDVTSPETYKNFDEGFLDNETLDGTAYALPLIASTRALFVNNELLDKAGVKEAPKDWDELLDASKKVSELGGGVAGYGMPLGSEEAQAEAAIWLWGAGGSFGDEKTITIDTPENLEGAKQIKKMIDEGATQDDPGSSQRTPLLDIFVQGKIGMQVGLPPTVGQIKDSNPDLDYSVVPIPTKDGEPMTLGVGDQLMAFQNDGDKAEAITKFFDYYYADDNYLPWVEAEGFLPVTKSGAKELADNEDLKPFLDTMPDAQFYPSTNSKWSATDGAFKSTFGQLESKSAEDVLKSIQDQVDQG; translated from the coding sequence ATGAGAAGAACACGCACCCTCGCTGCCATCGCCGCCACGGCAGCACTGACACTGACCGTCTCCGGCTGCGGATTCGGCGGATCCGGCTCCGACTCCGATTCCGGCAAGACCACCCTCGACTTCCTCGTCCCCACGTATTCGGATGCCACGAAGGGCCTGTGGCAGGACGTCATCGACGGCTTCGAGAAGGAGAACGAGGACATCTCGGTCAACCTCGAGGTCCAGTCCTGGGACAACCTCGAGAAGGTCGTGTCCACGAAGATCCAGGCCGGTGAGGCCCCCGACATCTACAACGGCGGCCCCTTCGCCGGCTTCGCCTCCGACGAACTGCTCTACAAGGCCGAGGACGTCACGAGTCCCGAGACCTACAAGAACTTCGACGAAGGCTTCCTCGACAACGAGACCCTCGACGGCACCGCCTATGCCCTGCCGCTCATCGCCTCGACGCGGGCCCTGTTCGTCAACAACGAACTCCTCGACAAGGCAGGAGTGAAAGAGGCCCCGAAGGACTGGGACGAACTCCTCGACGCCTCGAAGAAGGTCTCCGAACTCGGCGGCGGCGTCGCCGGCTACGGCATGCCCCTGGGCTCCGAAGAGGCACAGGCCGAAGCCGCGATCTGGCTGTGGGGCGCCGGAGGCAGCTTCGGCGACGAGAAGACGATCACGATCGACACTCCTGAGAACCTCGAGGGTGCGAAGCAGATCAAGAAGATGATCGACGAAGGCGCCACCCAGGACGATCCGGGCTCCTCCCAGCGCACCCCGCTGCTCGACATCTTCGTCCAGGGCAAGATCGGCATGCAGGTCGGCCTGCCCCCGACGGTCGGTCAGATCAAGGACTCGAACCCCGACCTCGACTACTCGGTCGTTCCGATCCCGACGAAGGACGGCGAACCGATGACCCTCGGCGTCGGTGACCAGCTCATGGCGTTCCAGAACGACGGCGACAAGGCCGAGGCGATCACGAAGTTCTTCGACTACTACTACGCCGACGACAACTACCTGCCCTGGGTCGAAGCCGAAGGCTTCCTGCCGGTGACGAAGTCCGGTGCGAAGGAACTCGCCGACAACGAAGATCTCAAGCCGTTCCTCGACACCATGCCCGACGCGCAGTTCTACCCGTCGACGAACTCGAAGTGGTCGGCCACCGACGGCGCGTTCAAGTCGACGTTCGGTCAGCTCGAGTCGAAGTCCGCCGAGGATGTGCTCAAGTCGATCCAGGACCAGGTCGACCAAGGGTGA
- a CDS encoding methyltransferase family protein: protein MSRHLTSVNKPKKRLRIFHGRMYFALQALAGAAWWLGTATIPAVQSATLGGIDPLLVAFVDIPLFVIASALAAMNFRWAVWIAAGWSVLVALGMVIYATVTTEAGLGAVLMILAALGSVIAGALILLGRVPSDWLLKGPFAFHSSHTRVRSRLLVHTTIQIVVFWGVFLVIIPLIINSFEDRWQLSYKFPILLAVAGFALLAFSSVIGVWSARAIANFGSGTPLPSQMAHHLVARGPYAFVRNPMAIAGIAQGVSMGLLIGSWLVVVYALIGSLLWNWLIRPHEEADLYERFGDEYREYARRVDCWWPRFSGTSGSALADEE from the coding sequence ATGAGCCGCCATCTCACGAGTGTGAACAAGCCGAAGAAGCGACTGCGGATCTTCCACGGTCGCATGTACTTCGCCCTCCAGGCTCTCGCCGGTGCAGCATGGTGGCTGGGCACCGCGACGATTCCCGCGGTGCAGTCGGCGACGCTCGGCGGCATCGACCCGCTGTTGGTCGCCTTCGTCGATATCCCGCTCTTCGTCATCGCCTCGGCGCTGGCGGCGATGAACTTCCGGTGGGCCGTGTGGATCGCCGCAGGCTGGAGCGTGCTCGTCGCGCTCGGCATGGTCATCTATGCCACCGTCACCACCGAGGCGGGACTCGGTGCCGTGCTCATGATCCTCGCCGCACTCGGCAGCGTGATCGCGGGTGCGCTCATTCTGCTCGGGCGCGTCCCCTCGGACTGGCTGCTCAAGGGCCCGTTCGCCTTCCACAGTTCGCACACGCGGGTGCGTTCGCGCCTGCTCGTGCACACGACGATTCAGATCGTCGTGTTCTGGGGCGTGTTCCTCGTGATCATTCCGCTGATCATCAACTCCTTCGAGGACCGCTGGCAGCTGTCCTACAAGTTCCCGATCCTGCTCGCCGTCGCAGGCTTCGCCCTGCTCGCGTTCTCCAGCGTCATCGGCGTGTGGTCGGCACGGGCGATCGCGAACTTCGGTTCGGGCACCCCGCTGCCGTCGCAGATGGCCCACCATCTCGTCGCCCGCGGGCCCTACGCCTTCGTCCGCAATCCCATGGCCATTGCCGGCATCGCCCAGGGGGTGTCGATGGGCCTGCTCATCGGCTCATGGCTGGTCGTCGTCTACGCGCTCATCGGTTCGCTGCTGTGGAACTGGCTGATCCGCCCCCATGAGGAGGCCGATCTGTACGAGCGCTTCGGTGACGAGTACCGCGAATACGCCAGGCGTGTGGACTGCTGGTGGCCGCGGTTCTCCGGAACCTCCGGGTCGGCGCTTGCCGACGAGGAGTGA
- a CDS encoding ABC transporter ATP-binding protein, with translation MVDVSLRDVALNYPGTDRPAVSDVDLEIADGEFLVLVGPSGCGKSTTLRMLAGLEFPTEGSILFDGQDVTDVSAKVRDVAMVFQSYALYPHMTVSENMEFSLKNTGVAKDRRRELVAEAAAMLELDDLLDRKPKALSGGQRQRVAMGRAIVRRPQVFLMDEPLSNLDAKLRVQTRAQISALQRKLGVTTVYVTHDQTEAMTMGDRVVVMNEGRVEQVGTPRELYNSPATLFVAAFIGSPTMNLIPATRRPDGTAVGAGISVALPDDLPDSGEDIVLGIRPEDLVVADDVSAASAGENLLEIEISLVEELGSDTFVYGTTPDQDPLRIGEKPVVARLTKGGAPRRGERMTFRVDPRLVHVFDAQTEQLVR, from the coding sequence ATGGTTGATGTGTCTCTGCGGGACGTGGCGCTGAACTATCCGGGCACGGATCGCCCTGCTGTCTCTGATGTCGACCTCGAGATCGCTGATGGTGAGTTCCTCGTCCTCGTCGGACCCTCGGGCTGCGGGAAGTCGACGACCCTGCGGATGCTCGCCGGACTCGAGTTCCCGACCGAGGGCAGCATCCTCTTCGACGGTCAGGACGTCACCGACGTCTCGGCGAAGGTCCGCGACGTCGCGATGGTCTTCCAGTCCTATGCCCTCTACCCGCATATGACGGTGTCCGAGAACATGGAGTTCTCGTTGAAGAACACGGGCGTGGCCAAGGACCGCCGCCGTGAACTCGTCGCCGAGGCGGCCGCCATGCTCGAACTCGACGACCTCCTCGATCGCAAACCCAAGGCGCTGTCCGGCGGGCAGCGGCAGCGGGTGGCGATGGGTCGTGCGATCGTCCGGCGCCCGCAGGTCTTCCTCATGGACGAACCGCTGTCGAACCTCGATGCGAAGCTGCGTGTGCAGACGCGCGCACAGATCTCCGCGCTGCAGCGCAAGCTCGGCGTGACGACCGTCTACGTCACTCACGACCAGACCGAGGCGATGACGATGGGCGATCGCGTCGTGGTGATGAACGAGGGACGCGTCGAACAGGTCGGCACCCCGCGCGAGCTCTACAATTCCCCGGCGACGCTGTTCGTCGCCGCGTTCATCGGCTCGCCGACGATGAATCTCATCCCCGCGACGAGGCGGCCCGACGGGACCGCCGTCGGCGCCGGGATCTCGGTGGCCCTGCCGGATGATCTCCCGGACTCGGGAGAGGACATCGTCCTCGGAATCCGTCCCGAGGATCTCGTCGTGGCCGATGATGTCTCTGCCGCCTCGGCGGGGGAGAACCTGCTCGAGATCGAGATCTCGCTGGTCGAAGAGCTCGGCTCGGACACCTTCGTGTACGGGACCACGCCTGACCAGGACCCCCTGCGGATCGGGGAGAAGCCGGTCGTCGCGCGCCTGACCAAGGGCGGGGCACCTCGGCGCGGGGAGCGGATGACCTTCCGCGTCGATCCCCGGCTCGTCCACGTCTTCGACGCCCAGACCGAACAGCTGGTCAGGTAA
- a CDS encoding HAD family hydrolase, giving the protein MAAYPKYSAVLFDCDGVLVDSESITNGVLHGMLVELGWQLTPEECIARFVGKMLRDEVDVIEEHTGYRIDDAWMNEFRGRRNAELATSLQAIPGVVGAVQRIAEDYPGVIACASSADRPKIELQLRKVGLFDAFDGRIFSGMELPRSKPAPDVYLAAAEALGIDPAEAAVIEDSPTGVIAGAAAGSHVLGFCPDSPVHQTPETLLAAGADAVFPSMELLPGLLVD; this is encoded by the coding sequence ATGGCCGCTTACCCGAAATACTCCGCCGTTCTGTTCGACTGCGACGGCGTGCTCGTCGATTCCGAGAGCATCACCAACGGAGTCCTGCACGGAATGCTCGTCGAACTCGGGTGGCAGCTGACGCCGGAGGAGTGCATTGCACGCTTCGTCGGCAAGATGCTCCGCGATGAGGTCGACGTCATCGAAGAGCACACGGGCTATCGCATCGACGACGCCTGGATGAATGAGTTCCGCGGCCGACGCAACGCCGAGCTTGCCACATCGCTCCAGGCCATTCCGGGTGTCGTCGGCGCGGTCCAGCGGATCGCGGAGGACTATCCGGGCGTGATCGCCTGTGCCTCGAGCGCGGACCGACCGAAGATCGAACTCCAGCTGCGGAAGGTCGGCCTCTTCGACGCCTTCGACGGGCGGATCTTCTCCGGAATGGAGCTCCCACGTTCGAAACCTGCCCCCGACGTCTACCTGGCCGCGGCCGAGGCGTTGGGCATCGATCCCGCCGAGGCGGCCGTGATCGAGGATTCCCCGACCGGCGTCATCGCCGGTGCCGCTGCAGGATCCCATGTGCTCGGGTTCTGCCCGGACTCACCCGTTCATCAGACCCCCGAAACTCTGCTGGCGGCCGGTGCCGACGCAGTCTTCCCATCGATGGAGCTGCTGCCAGGGCTGTTGGTCGACTAG
- a CDS encoding YdeI/OmpD-associated family protein yields MVTFTTELLSQGNNVGIEVPEEVVLGFGVGKRVPVIVTIEGYSYPSTTAVMGGKYLLPLAKEHREKIGVTGGETHDVTLTHDTSNRETPVPDSLAEALAAAGVREAFDALAPSKRKEHVRQVTSAKAEETRDRRIAKIVDSLS; encoded by the coding sequence ATGGTCACATTCACCACTGAACTGCTCAGTCAGGGCAACAACGTCGGCATCGAGGTCCCCGAGGAGGTCGTGCTCGGCTTCGGCGTCGGCAAACGGGTGCCGGTCATCGTCACGATCGAGGGCTATTCCTATCCGTCGACGACGGCGGTGATGGGCGGGAAGTACCTGCTCCCGCTGGCCAAGGAGCACCGCGAGAAGATCGGCGTGACCGGCGGGGAGACCCACGACGTCACCCTCACCCACGACACCTCGAACCGGGAGACGCCGGTTCCCGATTCCCTCGCCGAGGCTCTCGCCGCCGCCGGCGTGCGTGAAGCCTTCGATGCACTCGCTCCCTCGAAACGCAAGGAGCATGTGCGGCAGGTGACCTCGGCGAAGGCCGAGGAGACCCGCGATCGCCGGATCGCGAAGATCGTCGACTCGCTCAGCTGA
- a CDS encoding carbohydrate ABC transporter permease: MATDTTPAPHAAARPHGNGAPPRRRKRYTADKVPLGTVIGRMIVGLLVFAVFVLPYLIMFFGSVKTKSQIRSVEPTYLPQEWHWENFVDMWSTPETPLVQNMISTVIIAVCATLLVLIVALPAAYYTARFRFPGRMVFMFLVIVTQMLQPAVLTSGLFRQFSLLGMNDTWAAMIFVNAAFNLSFATWIMHSFFAGIPKEIDEAARLDGASQLAVLFRINLPLVWPGIVTAIVFTFVACWNEFAASLVILSTAGNQPISVALTKFVGQYETSWQYVFGVSIVGILPVVILFMLIEKRLVGGLTAGSVK, translated from the coding sequence ATGGCCACGGACACGACCCCGGCCCCGCACGCAGCCGCACGCCCGCACGGGAACGGTGCGCCGCCTCGGCGACGGAAGAGGTACACCGCTGACAAGGTGCCCTTGGGCACCGTGATCGGGCGGATGATCGTGGGACTCCTCGTCTTCGCGGTCTTCGTCCTGCCCTACCTCATCATGTTCTTCGGCTCCGTGAAGACGAAGTCACAGATCAGGTCCGTCGAACCGACGTACCTGCCGCAGGAATGGCACTGGGAGAACTTCGTCGACATGTGGTCGACGCCGGAGACCCCGCTGGTGCAGAACATGATCTCGACGGTGATCATCGCCGTGTGCGCGACCCTGCTCGTGCTCATCGTGGCCCTGCCCGCCGCCTACTACACGGCGCGGTTCAGGTTCCCGGGCCGGATGGTGTTCATGTTCCTGGTCATCGTGACCCAGATGCTGCAGCCCGCGGTGCTCACCTCCGGCCTGTTCCGCCAGTTCTCGCTGCTGGGGATGAACGACACGTGGGCGGCGATGATCTTCGTCAACGCCGCATTCAACCTCTCCTTCGCGACGTGGATCATGCACTCGTTCTTCGCCGGCATCCCCAAAGAGATCGACGAGGCGGCCCGGCTCGACGGGGCGTCCCAGCTGGCCGTCCTGTTCCGGATCAACCTCCCCCTCGTGTGGCCGGGGATCGTCACGGCGATCGTGTTCACGTTCGTCGCCTGCTGGAACGAGTTCGCCGCCTCGCTCGTCATCCTCTCCACGGCCGGCAATCAGCCGATCTCCGTGGCGCTGACGAAGTTCGTGGGCCAGTACGAGACGAGCTGGCAGTACGTCTTCGGAGTCTCGATCGTCGGCATCCTGCCCGTCGTCATCCTCTTCATGCTCATCGAGAAGCGCCTCGTCGGCGGGCTCACCGCGGGCAGCGTGAAGTAA
- a CDS encoding M50 family metallopeptidase yields MDFNQAVTTWWDAITSGFGRQDGLELDVLRLVIVIGVPLIVTLTPGIWRFFGLFVTFVHELGHAFAALMTGRVVKGISLNFDHSGQMNSFGKVGFSATWAGFWGYPAPGVLGLVLITSAVYGWAPLALSVGALILLVALIFIRNLAGAVIAVITAVAAQLVVVFLPLEWISVFVAALGTGLAIGSLKDLVKVIRVHTRRRHVQQSDAFILAQGSSLPAGGWLSLFALVIVVCALVSARVLYEAITVGGV; encoded by the coding sequence ATGGACTTCAACCAGGCAGTGACGACGTGGTGGGATGCGATCACCTCCGGTTTCGGGCGGCAGGACGGGCTCGAGCTCGATGTTCTCCGGCTCGTGATCGTCATCGGCGTCCCCCTGATCGTGACGCTGACCCCGGGGATCTGGCGGTTCTTCGGCCTCTTCGTCACCTTCGTCCACGAACTCGGCCACGCCTTCGCGGCGCTGATGACGGGCCGTGTGGTCAAGGGGATCTCGCTCAACTTCGACCATTCCGGGCAGATGAACTCGTTCGGAAAGGTCGGGTTCTCGGCCACGTGGGCGGGGTTCTGGGGGTATCCGGCACCGGGCGTGCTCGGGCTCGTGCTCATCACCTCGGCGGTCTACGGCTGGGCGCCTTTGGCGCTGTCGGTGGGAGCGCTCATCCTGCTCGTGGCGCTCATCTTCATCCGCAACCTCGCGGGCGCGGTGATCGCGGTGATCACGGCGGTGGCAGCCCAGCTCGTCGTCGTCTTCCTGCCGCTCGAATGGATCTCGGTCTTCGTCGCGGCGTTGGGCACGGGACTGGCGATCGGCTCGCTCAAGGATCTCGTCAAGGTCATCCGCGTCCACACCCGCCGGCGCCATGTGCAGCAGTCGGACGCCTTCATCCTCGCGCAGGGGTCGAGCCTGCCGGCAGGCGGCTGGTTGTCGCTGTTCGCGCTGGTCATCGTCGTCTGCGCCCTTGTCTCCGCGCGGGTGCTGTACGAGGCGATCACGGTCGGCGGGGTGTAG
- a CDS encoding PhzF family phenazine biosynthesis protein, with translation MPQLRRFAQVDVFSAVPFRGNPVAVVLEADGLSDEQMARIANWTNLSETTFVLSPTVPAADYRLRIFTPRRELPFAGHPTLGSAAAWLDAGGTPAQEGRIVQECGAGLVDIRRGGPASPSTDSSVSPTGETPETLAFAAPKRLRTGELDDAYVGDIARALGIDRSEILDHQWVDNGPGWAAVRLATAEQVLALTPDFSGIPDAKLGVFGAHPEGSEHEYEIRAFVPGVGVGEDPVTGSLNAAVAQWLIGAGLAPDSYTTTQGTALGRAGIVSISSEGSGSTEDDEIWVGGATSVCIRGTVTA, from the coding sequence TTGCCTCAACTACGACGATTCGCCCAGGTCGACGTCTTCTCCGCTGTTCCCTTCCGCGGCAACCCAGTCGCCGTCGTCCTCGAAGCCGACGGCCTGTCTGACGAGCAGATGGCCCGGATCGCGAACTGGACCAACCTGTCCGAGACCACTTTCGTCCTCTCCCCCACCGTTCCCGCCGCCGACTATCGCCTGCGGATCTTCACCCCGCGCCGCGAGCTGCCCTTCGCCGGCCACCCCACCCTCGGTTCGGCCGCGGCCTGGCTCGACGCCGGCGGCACCCCGGCCCAGGAGGGACGGATCGTCCAGGAATGCGGTGCCGGACTCGTCGACATTCGCCGAGGCGGTCCCGCCTCCCCGTCGACCGATTCCTCAGTGTCCCCGACTGGCGAAACGCCCGAGACTCTCGCCTTCGCCGCTCCGAAGCGGCTGCGCACCGGCGAACTCGACGACGCTTATGTGGGCGACATCGCGCGCGCCCTCGGCATCGATCGCAGCGAGATCCTCGACCACCAGTGGGTCGACAACGGTCCCGGCTGGGCCGCCGTCCGCCTGGCTACCGCCGAGCAGGTGCTCGCGCTCACGCCCGACTTCTCCGGAATCCCCGACGCCAAGCTCGGCGTCTTCGGCGCTCATCCGGAGGGCTCGGAGCACGAATACGAGATCCGCGCCTTCGTGCCCGGTGTCGGCGTGGGCGAGGACCCGGTCACCGGCAGCCTCAACGCCGCGGTCGCGCAGTGGCTCATCGGCGCAGGGCTCGCCCCGGATTCCTACACGACGACACAGGGCACGGCGCTCGGTCGGGCCGGGATCGTCTCGATCTCAAGTGAGGGTTCAGGCTCGACCGAGGACGACGAGATCTGGGTCGGCGGCGCCACGAGCGTCTGCATCCGTGGGACGGTGACCGCATGA